In one window of Drosophila mauritiana strain mau12 chromosome X, ASM438214v1, whole genome shotgun sequence DNA:
- the LOC117148491 gene encoding heparan sulfate glucosamine 3-O-sulfotransferase 6 yields the protein MRDTAATSAQPAMIVMSIWCSSLSLSSRSLAIALVICVTLVYFSYSFNACLLASISRSLQQSNLRNLLALTSSPRNETNNATNSSGSSSSRNSSSTTGAPPAQTVTSSLDGAPKYQLLRQQGLRPSRHLPDTLIIGVKKSGTRALLEFIRLHPDVRAAGSEVHFFDRHYQRGLRWYRHHMPYTIEGQITMEKTPSYFVTKEVPQRVYHMNPATKLLIVVRDPVTRAISDYTQAASKKADMKRFEQLAFVNGSYSVVDTNWGPVKIGVYARYLERWLLYFPLSQLLFISGERLIMDPAYEIGRVQDFLGLKRVVTEKHFYFNATKGFPCLFKSEARSTPHCLGKTKGRNHPHIDPGAIERLREFYRPFNNKFYQLTGINFAWP from the exons ATGCGAGACACGGCAGCCACCAGCGCCCAGCCAGCCATGATTGTGATGAGCATCTGGTGCAGCAGCCTCAGCCTGAGCAGCCGCAGCCTGGCCATCGCCCTGGTGATCTGCGTGACTCTGGTCTACTTCTCCTACAGCTTCAACGCCTGCCTCCTGGCCAGCATCAGTCGCAGCCTGCAGCAG AGCAACTTACGCAACCTACTGGCGCTGACCTCCTCGCCCCGCAACGAGACCAATAACGCcaccaacagcagcggcagcagcagcagcaggaacagcTCATCCACCACCGGTGCTCCGCCGGCACAGACGGTGACCAGCAGCCTGGATGGGGCGCCCAAGTATCAGCTGCTCCGTCAGCAGGGGCTCCGACCATCGCGCCACCTGCCCGACACGCTCATCATTGGCGTGAAGAAGAGCGGGACGCGGGCGCTGCTCGAGTTCATCCGCCTGCATCCGGACGTGCGGGCCGCCGGTTCGGAGGTGCACTTCTTCGACAGGCACTACCAGCGGGGACTACGCTGGTACCGCCACCACATGCCGTACACCATCGAGGGCCAGATCACCATGGAGAAGACGCCCAGCTACTTCGTCACCAAGGAGGTGCCGCAGCGCGTCTACCACATGAATCCGGCCACAAA ATTGCTGATTGTGGTGCGGGATCCGGTGACGCGGGCCATCTCCGACTACACGCAGGCGGCGAGCAAGAAGGCGGACATGAAACGCTTCGAGCAGCTGGCCTTCGTCAACGGGAGCTACTCGGTGGTGGACACCAACTGGGGGCCGGTGAAGATCGGCGTCTATGCACGCTACCTGGAGCGCTGGCTGCTCTACTTTCCGCTCTCGCAGCTGCTCTTCATCAGCGGCGAGCGGCTGATCATGGATCCCGCCTACGAGATTGGACGCGTACAGGACTTCCTCGGCCTGAAGCGCGTGGTCACCGAGAAGCACTTCTACTTCAATGCCACCAAGGGCTTCCCCTGCCTCTTCAAGTCGGAGGCCCGCTCCACGCCCCACTGTCTGGGTAAGACCAAGGGGCGCAACCATCCGCACATAGATCCCGGGGCCATCGAGCGCCTCCGGGAGTTCTATCGGCCGTTCAACAACAAGTTTTACCAGCTGACGGGCATCAACTTCGCCTGGCCATAG